From Corticium candelabrum chromosome 13, ooCorCand1.1, whole genome shotgun sequence, a single genomic window includes:
- the LOC134189113 gene encoding uncharacterized protein LOC134189113 → MRDGITRNIRLHVELSADYHFTEGATSRWKIVIPEGCPIKVLGDKSGSICCIRDVCISLSCTSAVHLTESSFEVEAEVYFCEESGLCRVQGAKFQVAVNVLESSEISTGLHDDYMMTIECKV, encoded by the exons ATGAGAGATGGGATTACAAGGAACATTCGATTGCACGTTGAGCTTTCTGCAGACTATCATTTCACTGAGGGAGCTACTAGTCGTTGGAAAATTGTTATTCCAGAAG GATGCCCCATCAAAGTGTTGGGTGACAAATCTGGTTCAATATGTTGTATTCGAGATGTTTGTATCTCTCTTTCTTGCACTTCAGCAGTCCATCTAACTGAATCATCATTTGAG GTTGAAGCTGAGGTATATTTCTGTGAGGAGTCAGGCCTGTGTCGTGTACAGGGTGCAAAGTTTCAGGTTGCAGTCAATGTTTTGGAAAGCAGTGAGATATCGACAGGTTTGCATGATGATTATATGATGACTATTGAATGTAAAGTGTAA